CACCTTGATCCCGTCCAGGAACGCGCCTTGGCCGTCGGTGCCGTGGAACGACTGCACGCCGTCCACCGCCTTCGGCGACCGGCTCCAGCCGCGCACCGGAAAGCCGAAACCGGCCAGCGTGCGCGCGATATGGGCGCCCAGCGCGCCGATGCCCATCACGCCGACCGTGAAATCGGCGCGGCGGTGGGGCTTCAGGAATTTCCACGTGCCGGCCCGCTCCTGCGCGTCGTAGGCATCGAGCTTGCGGAAGTAGCGCAGCACGGCCGCCGTGACGTACTCCCCCATCTGGGCCGCCATACCGGCGTCATCGAGCCGCACGATTGGCACGCCGGCCGGCAGCGCGTCTGGGGCCGTGTCGCGCAGCCGCAGGATGCCGTCCACGCCGGCGCCGAGATTGAAGACCGCCTTCAGGTCCGTGCGTCCGCGCAGCATCTCCAGCGGCGGCCGCCACACCACGGCGTAGTCGGCCGCCTGGCCCTGACTGTCTTCCCAGGTCAGGCACTGCGCCTCGGGCAACGCCTCGGCAAATCCCTCGATCCACGGCGCGTAGCGGCCATCGGGCACATACAACTGCAACTTCATCTCGACTCCATTGTGTCTTGCGGGGCTATGAGCGGGAATTATGCGCGCATTTGCGGGCCGCGGCGGGGGGTACTGCAGGGCGGGATGGTGCGATGCCGCGGCCGTCGCACGCGCTTGCGGGCGCTGCCGCGGCTGGAACCGCCTGGGCCTCTCCCCCGGCCCCTCTCCCGCCTTGCGGGAGAGGGGAGCAAGAAGCCTCCGGGCTAGTGCGATTGCGCCTGCCTTGGTGAGGCCCCGGCCCCGCTCAGGCCACCGCTTCCGCCGCGGCGAAGGCCAGCAACTGCGCGCCTTCGGCCACCTGTTCGCCGACGCCGTAGAGCACCTCGCTGACCAGCCCGTCGGTGGGGGCGTGGATGGTGTGTTCCATCTTCATGGCCTCCATGACCAGCAGCGGCGTGCCGCGCGTGACCTTGCTGCCCGGCTCCACCATCACGGCGATGACCTTGCCCGGCATCGGCGCGGTCAGCTTGCCGCCCTCGCCTTCCGATTCGCCGGCGTGGGCCAGCGGGTCCAGCCAGGCCACCACGGTGTGGCGGCCGGCGTGGAACACGTGGAAGGTGTCGCCCTCGCGGTGTACCTGCCCGTGCGTGCGGCGCGTGCCCAGGTCGACGCGGATGTCGTCGGCATTGAACGTGTAGGCGAACGGTGCCGCCTGGTCGGCGTAGATCAGCGTGCTCTTGCGCGTGTCGCGGGCGTCGCCCTTGAGCACGACTTCGAGCTTGTGCCCCGCGCCTTCGAAATGCAGCGTGCGTGTGTCGCGCCCGTTCAGGCGCCAGCCGCCGGCCTGCGTCCACGGCGAGTGGCGATCAGCTTCGTCCACGCGGCGCTCGCGCGCCTCGCGCTCCAGCAGCGCCGCCACGGCCAGTGCGATGGCCTCGATGCCGACCGACTTCTGCGGCGGAAACAACGTGGCTTGGTTGCGCTCGATCAGCCCCGTGTCCAGGTCGGCCGTGCGGAACGCCTCGGACTTCACCAGCCGCTGCAGGAAGGCGACGTTGGTCGACAGCCCCACCACGTGGTAGCCGGCCAACGCCTGCGCCATGCGCGACAGCGCCTCGTCGCGGTCGCGGCCCCAGACGATCAGCTTGGCGATCATCGGGTCGTAGAACGGGCTGATTGCGTCGCCCTCGCGCACGCCGGCGTCGATCCGCACGCCGGCCGGGCCATGGGCGTCGCCGCCACGCATGAACTGCACCGCCGGCGGCGTGCGCAGGAAGCGCAGCGTGCCGGTGGACGGCAGAAAGCCCTTGTCGGGGTTTTCGGCATAGATGCGCGCCTCCAGCGCGTGGCCGTCGATACGCAACTGGTCCTGCGTCAGCGGCAACAGCTCGCCGGCCGCCACGCGCAACTGCCATTCGACGAGGTCCTGCCCGGTGATCATCTCGGTCACCGGATGCTCGACCTGCAGCCGCGTGTTCATCTCCATGAAGTAGAACGAGCCGTCCTGGTTGGCGATGAACTCGACGGTGCCGGCGCCCACGTAGCCCACCGCGCGCGCGGCGGCCACGGCGGCCTCGCCCATGGCGCGGCGGCGGTCCTCGGTCATGCCCGGGGCCGGTGCTTCTTCCAGCACCTTCTGGTGGCGCCGCTGCACCGAGCAGTCGCGCTCGAACAGGTAGACGCAGTTGCCGTGGGTGTCGGCAAACACCTGGATCTCGATGTGGCGCGGCCGCGTCAGGTACTTTTCCACCAGCACCTTGTCGTCGCCGAAGCTGGCCGATGCCTCGCGCTTGACCGACGCCAGCGCGGCCTCGAACCCGTCGCCAGCCTCCACCACGCGCATGCCCTTGCCGCCGCCACCGGCGCTGGCCTTGAGCAGCACCGGGTAGCCGATGCGGTCGGCTTCGCGCCGCAGCAGCGCGGCGTCCTGGTCCTCGCCGTGGTAGCCGGGCACCAGCGGCACGGCCGCCTTTTCCATCAGCTGCTTGGCGGCGCTCTTGCTGCCCATCGCGTGGATGGCGTCGGCCGGCGGGCCGATGAACACGAGCCCGGCCTCGGCGCAGGCGCGCGCGAAGTCCTCGTTCTCGGACAGGAAGCCGTAGCCCGGATGGATGGCCTGGGCGCCGGTCTCCTTCGCCATCTCGATGATGTGGTCCGCGCGCAGGTAGCTGTCGCGCGCGGCCGGGCCGCCGATATGCACGGCCTCGTCGCAGAACGCCACGTGCCGGGCGTCGGCATCGGCGTCCGAGTACACCGCCACGGTGCGGATGCCCAGCCGGCGGCACGTAGCCGCCACGCGGCAGGCAATCTCGCCACGGTTGGCGATCAGGATCTTGTTGAACATGGCTCCTCCCTTGTCTCCGGTAAGGCGAGCCCTGCTCCGTCGGACCAGCGGTACTGCGTCCCCCTGGCGTCGGTTACCCCGCGTAGCCTTCCGCGCGGATATCCAGACGGGCCAGCAGTACGCGGTCGCGCTCTGCCTGGGGATTGCCGGTCGTCAGCAGCTTCTCGCCATAGAAAATGGTATTGGCGCCGGCCATGAAGCACAGCGCCTGCAACGCTTCGTCCATGGCCTCGCGGCCGGCGGACAGGCGCACCATCGCGCGCGGCATCGTGATGCGTGCCACGGCAATGGTGCGGACGAATTCGAACGGGTCCAGCGCCTCGGTGCCGGCCAGCGGCGTGCCTTCCACCTGCACCAGGTTGTTGATGGGCACCGACTCCGGGTACGGGTCCATGTTGGCAAGCTGGGCAATCAGCCCGGCGCGCGCCGCGCGCGACTCGCCCATGCCGACGATGCCGCCGCAGCACACGTTGATGCCCGCCTCGCGCACGTGGCCGATGGTGTCCAGCCGGTCCTGGTACGTGCGCGTGGTGATGATCTTGCCGTAGAACTCGGGCGACGTATCGAGGTTGTGGTTGTAGTAGTCCAGCCCGGCGTCCTTGAGCCGCTGCGCCTGTTCGGCCTTGAGCATGCCCAGCGTGACGCAGGTCTCCAACCCCATCGCCTTCACCTCGCGCACCATGTCGATCACGGGCTCCAGGTGGCGGTCCTTCGGGCTGCGCCAGGCGGCGCCCATGCAGAAGCGCGTGGCGCCGTTGGCCTTGGCGGCGCGGGCTGCGTCGAGCACGGCGTCCAGCTCCATCAGCTTCTCGGCCTTCACGCCGGCCTCGTGGTGCGCGCTCTGCGGGCAGTAGCCGCAGTCTTCCTCGCAGCCGCCGGTCTTGATCGACAGCAGCGTGGAAAGCTGCACCGTGTTCGGGTCGAAGTGCTCGCGGTGCACCTGCTGCGCGCGGAACAGCAAGTCGTTGAACGGCAGGGCAAACAGCGCGGCCACGTCGTCCACGCGCCAGGCGTCGTCCGCCTTCGGGGCGGCGGCGGCGAGGTTGCGGGCCGACTGGCGCAGGGCGTCGGCGGAGATGGTGGCAACGGCCTGGCTGTCGTTGGTCCGGGTGTTCTGGGTGTTCTGGATGTTCTGTGCGGTCTGGGTCATTTTGTCTGGCGAATTCGGTTTGTCGGGCGCGGGTCAGGCGTGACGCGGCGCGCCGGTTTCGGCGGAGGGACCGGGCAGCGGGCTGGCAAACAGCGGCGCGAGGTCCAGGTGCTGGGCGGCGGCGGCCGGGGCCACCTGCCAGGGCAGCTCGCCCAGCAGCGGCGCGTCCAGCGCGTCCTGCAGCGTGACGATGTTCTCGGTGGGCAGCAGCATGTCCGGGTCAATGCGGTTGGCAATCCAGCCGGCCAGCTTCAGCCCGCGCGCGCGTACCGCCTCGGCGGTCAGCATCGCGTGGCTCAGGCAGCCCAGCCGCACGCCCACCACCATGATCACGGGCAGGTCCAGCATCACGGCCAGGTCGGCGGTGGTCCACCGCACGGCGCCCACGTCCAGCGGCACCACAAAGCCGCCCACGCCCTCCACCACCACGGCGTCGGCCTTGCGGCGCAGCACCTCTAAGGCGTCGCGGATCGGGCCGCGCGTGATGCGTTCGCCCTCCAGCGCGGCGGCCAGGTGCGGCGACGCCGGCGTGCGGAAGAAGAACGGGCACATCTCTTCCTGCGGCACGATCACGGAGCCCGCCGCGCGCAACTGGTCGACATCGTCGTTCTGCCAGCGGTCGTCCAGCCATTCGCCGCCGGCCGCCACGGGCTTCATGCCCACGGTGCTGTAGCCGGCGCCGTGCAGCGCGTGCAGCAGCGTGGCCGTGGCGTGCGTCTTGCCCACGCCGGTGTCGGTGCCCGTGACAAAGCAGGCAAAGCGCGCGGGACGGTGGGTTCGGATGGCGGTCATGCGGCCTCCCGTAGCACCTGCGGCGTGGCGCGGGCGATGGCGTCGAGCAGGCGCGCCACGTCGGCCGCCGTATGCGACGCCGACAGCGTGATGCGCAGCCGCGCCGTGCCGGCCGGCACCGTGGGCGGCCGGATCGCGCCCACGCGGATGCCTTCGGCCTCCAGCGCGGCGGACAGCGCCAGCGACGCGGCGTTGTCGCCCACGATCAGCGGCTGGATCGCCGTGTCGCTCGCGCCCAGCGTCCACCCTGCCTGCGCGGCCAGCCCCGCCAGCCCGGTGCGCAACTGCGCGATCAGGTCGGCCAGATGGGCGCGGCGGCTGCGGCCTTCCTCGCCGCCGATGATCTCCAGGCTCGTCAGCAGCGCGTGCGCCACGGCCGGCGGCGCGGCAGTCGTGTAGATATACGGGCGCGCCGTGTTGACCAGGTGCTCGACGATGCTCTCGTGCGCGGCCACGAACGCGCCGGCCACGCCGGCCGCCTTGCCCAGCGTGCCGATGTAGATCAGCCGCTCGGCGCGCAGCCCCAGGTGTTCCAGCACGCCCCGGCCGTGCGCGCCGAGCGCGCCAAAGCCGTGCGCGTCGTCGACCACGATCCACGCGTCGTGGCGCTCGGCCAGCGCCAGCAGCGCGGCCAGCGGCGCGATGTCGCCGTCCATGCTGAACACGCTGTCGGTGACAATCAGCTTCAGCGTGCCCTGGCTGGCCTGCAGCAGCGCGTCCAGCGCCTGCACGTCGCCGTGCGGATAGCGTTGCACGTCGGCCCGGGCCAGCCGCGCGCCGTCGATCAGCGACGCATGGTTCAGCGCCTCGCAGAACAGCGTCGCCCCGGCCGTGCCCAGCGCGGTCAGCACCGCCAGGTTGGCCATGTAGCCGGTGCAGAAGTACAGCGCCTGCGCCTGCGGGATGTGCGGCGCCAGCCAGCGCGCCAGTTCTTGTTCCAGCTGCGCGTGCGCCAGCGAATGGCCGCTGACCAGGTGCGACGCGCCGCTGCCGGCGCCGTAGCGGTGCGCGCCCTCGGCCAGCGCGTGGGCGATCGACGCATGGTCGGCCAGCCCCAGGTAGTCGTTGCTGCAGAACGTCAGCAGCGGCGTGGGCGTGGCGTCGACGGCGCCCACCGACTGGTGCGGCGCGCAAGCCGTGTGGGCGATGCGGCGGCGGCGCGTCAGCGACTGCGCCTCGCGCTCGGCGGCGGCGCGCTTCAGGTGGTCAAGCAGCATGGCGAACCTCCTGCGCGGCGCCGATCACCGCGTGCAGCGTGGCACGCAACTGGTCGCCCAGCCACGCCGCCAGCGCGGCATCGAACACGTACGGCGGCATCACGTACAGCGTGTGGCCAATCGGCCGGACCAGCACGCCGTGCGCGCGCGCGGCCAGGTGGAAGCGCGCGGCAAAGTCGGGGCCGGCGGCGGCCGGGTCGATGTCGGCCGCCCAGATCAGGCCGCGCTGGCGCACGTTCGTCACGCGCGGGTCGGCGGCGATGCCGGCCATGGCGGCGGCCAGCCACTGCGCGCGCTCGCGGTTGCGGGCCAGCACGTCGTCCTGCGCGAACAGGTCCAGCGTGGCCAGCGCCGCGCGGCACGCCAGCGGGTTGCCGGTGTACGAGTGCGAATGGAGGAAGCTGCGCGCGATATCGTCGGCCACGAACGCGCGCTGCACCTCGGGCCGCGACAGCACCAGCGACAGCGGCAGGTAGCCGCCCGTGATGCCCTTGGACAGGCACAGGAAATCGGGCCAGCCATGCGCCGGCACCGGGTCGCCGCCGCGCGCCTGTTCCCAGGCGAAGAACGTGCCGGTGCGGCCGCAGCCCACCGCGATCTCGTCGGCGATCAGGTGCACGCGGTAGCGGTCGCACAGCGCGCGGGCGCCGTCCAGGTACGACGGGTCGTACATCGCCATGCCGGCCGCGCCCTGCACCAGCGGCTCGACGATCAGCGCGGCGATCTGGCCGGCGCGCTCGCGCAGCAGCGCTTCGAGCGCGGCCAGCGCGCGGGCGGCCACGTCGGCCGGCGTCTCGGCACCCACGGCCTGGCGCGCATCGGGCGACATCACCACGTGGGCGCGGCGCGTGAGCGGGTCGTAGGCGTCGCGGAAGATCTCCACGTCGGTCACGGCCAGCGCGCCCACCGTCTCGCCGTGGTAGCCGTGGCGCAGGCAGACGAACTCGCGCTTGGCCGACAGGCCCGTGTTGCGCCAGTAGTGAAAGCTCATCTTCAGCGCGATCTCGACGGCCGAGGCGCCGTCGGACGCGTAGAACGCATGGCCCAGCGCGCCGCCGGTCAGCGCCGACAGGCGCTCGGCCAGTTCCACGGCCGGCGCGTGCGTGCAGCCGGCCAGCATCACGTGTTCCAGCGTCTGCAACTGCCGGGTCAGCGCCGCGTTGATGGCCGGGTTGGCGTGGCCGAACAGGTTGACCCACCACGAGCTGATGGCGTCGAAATAGCGGCGGCCGTCGGTATCGACCAGCCACGGGCCGTCACCGCTGGCAATGGCCAGCGGCGGCTCGTTGGCCGATGCGTCGGGACGCAGCCGCGTGCAGGGATGCCAGACGGCGCGCTGGCTGCGCGCCGCGAGCGTGGCATCGCCCGTCGCGGATTGGGGGACAGGATGTGTCATGGGACCCTCCTTGGATAAGCCATGACCCGCCACGCCGGGCACGGCAGCGGCTGCCGGGGCGGTGCGGGATCGGGGGAGGCTCATGGTAGGAAGGTCCTTGGACGGTTGGCAAATCGCGTGGCGCTGGCCGTTTGGCGTCGCGTTAGGCGAGGTTGGGCGATGTTCGGGGCGCTGGTGGCGAGTGTGGCACCTGGGTGGACGGCTTTTGCGTGTAACGTCGGCCAAGATTTCGTGATGACCGGGGCGCTGGCCCTCTCCCCCAGCCACATCGGCATGACTGCCGCCGCGGGCTGACCTGGGAGCGGGCTGGCATCGCCATCACCGGCCTACACCTTCCACGCCGGTGCGCGCTTTTCCAGGAACGACCGCACGCCGTCGCGGCCTTCATCCGAGGCGCGGATGGCGGCGATGCGGTTGGCGGTGTCGGCCAGCAGGTCGCTGTCGATGGGGCGGCCAGACACTTCCTGCACCAGGCGCTTGCTCTCGCGCACGGCGTTGGGGCTGTTGGCGGCCAGCGTGGCGGCGATCTCGGCCACTTTCTCGTCCAGGTCCTGCGGCGGCACCACGGCGTGGACAAAGCCCAGGCGCAGCGCCTCGGCGGCGTCGAACCGTTCGGCCGTGATGAAGTAGCGGCGCGCGGCCTGCTCGCCCATCGCGCGGATCACGTACGGGCTGATGGTGGCCGGCAGCAGGCCCAGCCGGGCCTCGGACAGGCAGAAGTTGGCCGTTGCCGACGCCACGGCGATGTCGCACGCGGCCACCAGGCCCATGCCGCCGGCGTAGGTATCGCCCTGCACGCGCGCGATCACGGGCTTGGGGCAGATCCAGACCGTGTGCAGCATCTGGGCCAGCGTCAGGGCGTCGGCGCGATTCTCGTCGTCCGAGTAGCCGGCCATCTTCTTCATCCAGTTCAGGTCCGCGCCGGCGCAGAACGCCGGGCCGTTGCCGGCCAGCACGATGGCGCGCACCTCGGGCGTGTCGCCCAGCGCGCGGAAGGCGCCGGTCAGTTCGGCAATCACGGTCTCGTTGAACGCGTTGCGCACGTCGGGCCGGTTCAGCGTGACCGTGGCAACGTGGCGCTCGGCCGTCACGGTCAGGGTGGTGAATTGCATGGTTCTGTCTCCGGTAGATCGGTCGTGATCAGGATGCCTGGCCGGCGGGCCGGCCCCGGACCGGCAGCGCCCGCTCGGGCAGTTCGTCGAACGGCAGCCCCAGGTGGCGGAAGAACGCTTCTACCTCGGGCAGCCACAGCGCCACGCCGGCGCGGTTGCTGAACAGCCGGTGCGAGTCGCCCTCGAACTCGCCCACGTCGACAAAGCGCGCATCGGCGGCCGGGCCGCGCGCGTTGGCCTTGTAGCTGTTGAACATGCGCTCCGGCAGCGGCCACGGCCAGTAGCTGTCGTTGGCGCCGTAGATCCACAGCGACGGGTAGCGCGCGCCGCGCCCGTAGTCGCCGAACGCGTCGATCAGGTTGTTCTCCCAGCCCACGCAGTTGTCGTTGCGCAGGCCGCCCGCGAAATTGACCACGCCCAGCACGCCGGGGTAGCCAATGGCCGACAGCGCCATGGTCGACAGCCCGCCGTGCGACTGGCCCAGCACCACGATGCGCGCCGGATCGACGTAGGGCTGCTGCGCCAGGTAGTCCAGCGCCGCCACCACGTCCTCGGCCTGCATCATGCCGTTGCCGCGCACGTCGCAGCTGCCGCCCACGTACTGGCCGCCCGATTTCGAGAAGCCCTGGCGCATGGGGAGCGCCACCACGTAGCCGCGCCGCACGAACTCGGCCGATTGCGCCGCAAAGCGCGCCCGGCCCTGGAACGCGGGCTTGCCCGGCGACTTGCCGTGGTTGATCACCACGAGCGGGAACGGGCCGTCGCCGGCCGGGCGGATGATCGTCGTCTCCAGGTCCATGGTGGCCTGCGCGTTCACCTTCGGCACCATCACCACCTGTTCCACGGCCTGCGGCGGCAGCGCGGCCTGGGCGGCGGCGGGGCCGCACCCGGCAAGGCCGGCCAGCGCGGCAAGCGCGGCAAGCACGGCCAGCGCGCGGTGCAGGGAGGGAACAGCTCGGGACATGACGACGACCAACCTTCCAGTCAAACTCGATAACAAACGTTAAGGGCCACGCCCGGCATCACATGCGGAAGACGCCGAACTTCATCTCGCCGATCGGCGCGTTCAGGCTGGCCGACAGGCCCAGCCCCAGCACCGTGCGGGTCTGGGCCGGGTCGATCACGCCATCGTCCCAGAGCCGCGCGCTGGCGTAGTACGGATGGCCCTGGCGCTCGTACTGGTCGCGGATCGGCGCCTTGAACGCCTCTTCGTCGCCGGGGCTCCACTGGCCGCCCTTGGCCTCGATGCCGTCGCGGCGCACCGTCGCCAGCACGCTCGCGGCCTGCTCGCCACCCATCACCGAGATCCGCGCGTTCGGCCACATCCACAGGAAGCGCGGCGAATAGGCCCGCCCGCACATGCCGTAGTTGCCGGCCCCGAACGAGCCGCCGATGATCACCGTGAACTTGGGCACCTGCGCCGTGGCCACCGCGGTCACCATCTTGGCGCCGTTGCGCGCGATGCCTTCGTTCTCGTACTTGCGGCCCACCATGAAGCCCGTGATGTTCTGCAGGAACACCAGCGGAATCTTGCGCTGGCAGCACAGTTCGATGAAGTGCGCGCCCTTCAACGCCGATTCCGAGAACAGGATGCCGTTGTTGGCCACGATGCCCACCGGGTAGCCCCAGATCCGCGCGAAGCCGCAGACCAGCGTGGTGCCGTAGCGGGCCTTGAACTCGTCGAACTCGGAGCCGTCGACGATGCGGGCGATGACCTCGCGCACGTCGTACGGCTTGCGCGTGTCGGTGGGGATCACGCCGTACAGTTCCTCCACCGGGTACAGCGGCTCCACCGGTTCGTGCAGGCGGATCTGGTCCGGCTTGCGGCGGTTCAGGTGCTGGACGATGTTGCGCGCCAGCGAGAGCGCGTGGTGGTCGTTCTGGGCAAAGTAGTCGGCCACGCCGGACAGCCGCGTGTGCACGTCGGCGCCGCCCAGGTCCTCAGCGCTCACTTCCTCGCCGGTGGCCGCTTTCACCAGCGGCGGGCCGCCCAGGAAGATCGTGCCCTGGTTCTTGACGATGATCGACTCGTCGCTCATGGCCGGCACGTAGGCGCCGCCGGCCGTGCACGACCCCATCACCACGGCAATCTGCGGAATGCCTTGCGCCGACAGGTTGGCCTGGTTGTAGAAGATGCGGCCGAAGTGGTCGCGGTCCGGGAACACGTCGTCCTGGTTGGGCAGGTTGGCGCCGCCCGAATCGACCAGGTAGATGCACGGCAGGTGGTTCTGCTCGGCAATCTCCTGCGCGCGGATGTGCTTCTTGACCGTCATCGGGTAGTACGTGCCGCCCTTGACCGTCGCGTCGTTGCAGACGATCACGCATTCCTGGCCCGCCACGCGGCCGATGCCGGTGATGATGCCGGCGCCCGGCGCGGCGTCGTCGTACATGCCGTAGGCGGCAAGTTGCGACAGTTCCAGGAACGGCGTGCCGGGGTCCAGCAGTTGCTGCACGCGGTCGCGTGGCAGCAGCTTGCCACGGCCCAGGTGCTTGTTGCGGGCATCCTCGCCGCCCCCTTCGGCCAGCCTGGCGATTTTCTGACGCAGGTCCGCCACCAGCGCCTGCATGGTCTCGGCGTTGGCCTTGAACGATTCCGAGCGCGCGTTCAGTTTGGTTTCCAGCGTGGGCATGTCTCTTCCTGTGGATGCTTGTTGTCTAGCCTGTTCCTGCCGGGTCCGGGGCGGGCGGTGCGGTCAGTCCGGCTCCCGGACCGTGCCGTCGACGTAGAGCCAGCGCGCCGGCGTGCCCGGCTCGCGCGGCTCGAAGACGAAGCGGCTCAGTTCCTCCAGCCGATGGGCGCGCCCGCCCACCTTGTAGCGCGCCACGAAGGCCACCGTGGCGTGGGTGTCGTCCTGCTGCGCGTGCGAGCGCACCGTCAGCCCCAGCCAGCGCGTGCCCGGATCGGGCGACAGGTCGTCGGGGCAGGTGGACACATGCCAGGTCTGGCGCAGCCAGCCTGCGTCGCCCAGCACGTAGGCGCTGTAGCGCGAGCGCATCAGCGCCTCGGCCGTCTGCGGCATGGCCTCGCCGCGATGAAAGCGGCCGCAGCACGTGGCGTAGGCGCCGTTGCCGCACGGGCACGGCTCGCTGGCGGCGCCGGCCGCGCGCTTCCTGGTCATCCGAGCAGCTCCGGCAGGTCGCGCATGTCGGTGAACACGGTCCGCACGCCGGTGGCGCGCAGCGCGTCGGCATCCGTACGGGCGGCGTAGCCGAACACGGTCATGCCGGCCGCCACGCCGGCCGTGGCGCCGGTGGGGCTGTCCTCGATCACCGCGCAGCGCGCCGGGTCCACATTCATGGTGCGGGCGGCCAGCAGGTAGACGTCGGGCGCCGGCTTGCTGTGCTCCACCTCGCTGGCCGTGAAGATGTGCTCGCGCGTGTCGTCGGTGAACAGGTCCAGCAGCGCCGTGTGCGTAAGCTGGAGCTTGACCTTGATGCGGTCCGCGCCGGACGCCACGCACACGGGCAGGCCGCGCGCCTTGATCGCCTCGATCGTCTGGCGGATGTGCGGCACGGCCTCCAGCTCCTCGATCAGCGCGGCGTCGCGGCGCACGAACCATTCGGACAGGAAGTTGCGCGGCAGCGGCTTGCCGAGGCGGGCCTCGATGTTGCCGAGTTCGTCGCGCACGGCGCGCCCGAGGAACCATTGCATCGATTCCTCCAGCGTGATCTCGATGCCGAGTTCGTTGAGCACGCGGTTCAGCACGCGATGGACGATCGGCTCGCTGTCGACGAGCACGCCGTCGCAGTCGAAGATCACGCAATCGAAACGGGCGGCCTGGTTTGCTGCGGTCATGCGGGTTTCTTTTCCTTGGAAAGTTCGTTGCCGCCGACGGCGCGCAGTTCGGTCTGCCGCCGGCTCTTCAGGTGGGCCTCGACCTGCTCGAAGCGGTCGAAGCCCCAGAACGGCTCGCCGTCGATGATCACGAACGGCGACCCGAACACGCCCTTGGCCATCGCCACGTCGATCTCGGCCTTGAGCTGGTCCTTGATCTGGTAGCTCGTGGCGCCTTCGTTCATCGCCACCGGGTCGATGCCCAGCGCCTCGGCCAGCCTGCCCAGCTCGGCCGGCTCGGCGATGTTCAGGTCGTCGACGAACAGCGCGCGGTACACGGCCTTGGCAAAGCTGGCGGCCAGGTCGGCGCCGTGGTGGTTCTGCAGCCAGAGCATGGCGCGGGCGGCGTGCTGCGTGGGCAGCGGAAAGTGCGTGGGGCGCTTGTACTCGATGCCGTGGAACTGCGCGGTGCGCTCGAAATCGCGCCAGCAGTACTCGCCCTTGAGCGGGATGGACGGCAGCGGCGACGAGCCCGTGGTCTTGAACACCACGCCCAGCAGCACCGGGTGCCACAGCACGCCGCGCCCGTACTTCTGCGCGAGTTCGTCGATGCGGGTGCTGGCAAAGTAGCCGTAGGGCGAGGAGAAATCGAAGTAGAAGTCGATGGGGGCGGTCATCGCAGGGGGCTCCGGTTCGGGTACGACGGCGTGGACGGGGACGGTTTCAACGGGACGGCGGGTACATCATCCTAGCGCGCGGGCGATCAGGATCTTCTGGATGTCGCTGGTGCCCTCGTAGATCTGGCACACGCGCACATCCCGGTAGATCCGCTCGACCGGGAAATCGTTCACATAACCGTAGCCGCCGAACACCTGGATGGCGTCCGAGCACACGCGCTCGGCCATCTCGCTGGCGAACAGCTTGGCCATGGCGGCCTCCTTGAGGCAGGGGCGGCCGGCGTCCTTGAGCGACGCGGCGTGCCAGACCATCTGGCGGGCCACCTCGATCTGCGTGGCCATGTCGGCCAGCCGGAACTGCACGGCCTGGTGCTGGAACAGCGGCTGGCCGAAGCTTTCGCGCTCCCTGGCATAGGCCAGCGCCGCCTCGAACGCCGCGCGCGCCATGCCGATGCTTTGCGACGCGATGCCGATGCGCCCGCCTTCGAGCCCGGACAGCGCCATCTTGTAGCCGGCGCCCTCCTCGCCCAGCAGGCAGCCGGCCGGGATGCGGCAGTCCTCGAACACGATCTGCGCGGTGTCCGACGAGTGCTGGCCCAGCTTGTCCTCCAGCCGCGCGACGATGTAGCCGGGCGTGGACGTGGGCACCAGGAACGCGCTGATGCCGCGCTTGCCGGCCGCCTTGTCGGTGAC
This sequence is a window from Cupriavidus pauculus. Protein-coding genes within it:
- a CDS encoding 2-hydroxyacid dehydrogenase, whose protein sequence is MKLQLYVPDGRYAPWIEGFAEALPEAQCLTWEDSQGQAADYAVVWRPPLEMLRGRTDLKAVFNLGAGVDGILRLRDTAPDALPAGVPIVRLDDAGMAAQMGEYVTAAVLRYFRKLDAYDAQERAGTWKFLKPHRRADFTVGVMGIGALGAHIARTLAGFGFPVRGWSRSPKAVDGVQSFHGTDGQGAFLDGIKVLVNVLPLTPETEDIIDTALLYRLAKGAYVVNVARGQHLVEADLLAAVQDGQIAGATLDVFRTEPLPAEHPFWQEPRITITPHISALTLREDSIAQIAGKIRLLAAGKPIAGVVDLGRGY
- a CDS encoding acetyl/propionyl/methylcrotonyl-CoA carboxylase subunit alpha codes for the protein MFNKILIANRGEIACRVAATCRRLGIRTVAVYSDADADARHVAFCDEAVHIGGPAARDSYLRADHIIEMAKETGAQAIHPGYGFLSENEDFARACAEAGLVFIGPPADAIHAMGSKSAAKQLMEKAAVPLVPGYHGEDQDAALLRREADRIGYPVLLKASAGGGGKGMRVVEAGDGFEAALASVKREASASFGDDKVLVEKYLTRPRHIEIQVFADTHGNCVYLFERDCSVQRRHQKVLEEAPAPGMTEDRRRAMGEAAVAAARAVGYVGAGTVEFIANQDGSFYFMEMNTRLQVEHPVTEMITGQDLVEWQLRVAAGELLPLTQDQLRIDGHALEARIYAENPDKGFLPSTGTLRFLRTPPAVQFMRGGDAHGPAGVRIDAGVREGDAISPFYDPMIAKLIVWGRDRDEALSRMAQALAGYHVVGLSTNVAFLQRLVKSEAFRTADLDTGLIERNQATLFPPQKSVGIEAIALAVAALLEREARERRVDEADRHSPWTQAGGWRLNGRDTRTLHFEGAGHKLEVVLKGDARDTRKSTLIYADQAAPFAYTFNADDIRVDLGTRRTHGQVHREGDTFHVFHAGRHTVVAWLDPLAHAGESEGEGGKLTAPMPGKVIAVMVEPGSKVTRGTPLLVMEAMKMEHTIHAPTDGLVSEVLYGVGEQVAEGAQLLAFAAAEAVA
- the bioB gene encoding biotin synthase BioB, which codes for MTQTAQNIQNTQNTRTNDSQAVATISADALRQSARNLAAAAPKADDAWRVDDVAALFALPFNDLLFRAQQVHREHFDPNTVQLSTLLSIKTGGCEEDCGYCPQSAHHEAGVKAEKLMELDAVLDAARAAKANGATRFCMGAAWRSPKDRHLEPVIDMVREVKAMGLETCVTLGMLKAEQAQRLKDAGLDYYNHNLDTSPEFYGKIITTRTYQDRLDTIGHVREAGINVCCGGIVGMGESRAARAGLIAQLANMDPYPESVPINNLVQVEGTPLAGTEALDPFEFVRTIAVARITMPRAMVRLSAGREAMDEALQALCFMAGANTIFYGEKLLTTGNPQAERDRVLLARLDIRAEGYAG
- the bioD gene encoding dethiobiotin synthase gives rise to the protein MTAIRTHRPARFACFVTGTDTGVGKTHATATLLHALHGAGYSTVGMKPVAAGGEWLDDRWQNDDVDQLRAAGSVIVPQEEMCPFFFRTPASPHLAAALEGERITRGPIRDALEVLRRKADAVVVEGVGGFVVPLDVGAVRWTTADLAVMLDLPVIMVVGVRLGCLSHAMLTAEAVRARGLKLAGWIANRIDPDMLLPTENIVTLQDALDAPLLGELPWQVAPAAAAQHLDLAPLFASPLPGPSAETGAPRHA
- the bioF gene encoding 8-amino-7-oxononanoate synthase, with translation MLLDHLKRAAAEREAQSLTRRRRIAHTACAPHQSVGAVDATPTPLLTFCSNDYLGLADHASIAHALAEGAHRYGAGSGASHLVSGHSLAHAQLEQELARWLAPHIPQAQALYFCTGYMANLAVLTALGTAGATLFCEALNHASLIDGARLARADVQRYPHGDVQALDALLQASQGTLKLIVTDSVFSMDGDIAPLAALLALAERHDAWIVVDDAHGFGALGAHGRGVLEHLGLRAERLIYIGTLGKAAGVAGAFVAAHESIVEHLVNTARPYIYTTAAPPAVAHALLTSLEIIGGEEGRSRRAHLADLIAQLRTGLAGLAAQAGWTLGASDTAIQPLIVGDNAASLALSAALEAEGIRVGAIRPPTVPAGTARLRITLSASHTAADVARLLDAIARATPQVLREAA